A region of Shewanella psychromarinicola DNA encodes the following proteins:
- a CDS encoding IS630 family transposase, producing MKQITLSPEQKVALETRHKSSSDRRECDRIKAILLRDENWPTPMIAQALRIHETTVVRYIDAYAHDQKLTCNSGGSLSYLSQEQTELLIAHLCEVTYLHSHQIVAYISEQFQIKYTVSGLNKWLHKHQFSYKNPKGVPHKFDEDKQTAFIEYYEQLKSSLTPDEPLLFMDAVHPTQATKITAGWIKKGVDKPIETTGSRTRINVVGAIRLGHLTEAVIEQYSKTVNGASIIDFLNQIRARYSTSGVIHLVLDGAGYHRNALVVKEAKNLNITLHYLPPYSPNLNPIERLWKVMNKHARNGQYFATTKEFRRKITDFFSITLPDIADTLGDTINDNFQKLKPAV from the coding sequence ATGAAACAAATTACACTCTCGCCAGAACAAAAAGTAGCATTGGAAACTCGACATAAAAGCTCGAGTGATAGGCGTGAGTGTGATCGCATTAAAGCCATTTTACTACGCGATGAAAATTGGCCAACGCCAATGATTGCCCAAGCGTTACGTATTCACGAAACGACCGTAGTTCGATACATTGATGCCTATGCTCACGACCAAAAACTCACGTGTAATAGTGGCGGCTCCTTAAGTTATCTGAGTCAAGAGCAAACTGAACTCTTGATTGCACACCTGTGTGAGGTGACCTACTTGCATAGCCATCAAATAGTCGCTTATATCTCAGAACAATTTCAGATTAAGTACACAGTGTCAGGCCTCAATAAATGGCTGCATAAACATCAGTTCAGCTATAAAAACCCTAAAGGGGTTCCTCACAAATTTGATGAAGACAAACAAACGGCTTTCATTGAATATTATGAGCAACTAAAATCCTCGTTAACCCCTGATGAACCGTTATTATTTATGGATGCGGTTCATCCGACCCAAGCCACAAAAATCACCGCTGGCTGGATAAAAAAAGGCGTTGATAAACCGATAGAAACGACGGGAAGCCGAACCCGTATTAACGTGGTTGGTGCAATCCGACTTGGTCACTTAACAGAAGCGGTCATTGAGCAATATAGCAAAACGGTTAACGGTGCATCCATCATCGATTTTTTAAACCAAATTAGAGCGCGTTACTCAACAAGTGGTGTTATCCATTTGGTGCTTGATGGCGCTGGATACCATCGAAATGCCTTAGTGGTTAAAGAGGCTAAAAATCTGAATATAACATTGCATTACCTGCCACCTTATAGTCCAAATTTAAACCCAATAGAACGATTGTGGAAGGTAATGAATAAGCATGCGAGGAATGGGCAATACTTCGCAACGACAAAAGAATTCCGACGAAAAATCACTGACTTTTTTAGCATCACCCTCCCCGATATTGCCGATACACTCGGTGATACAATTAATGATAACTTTCAGAAATTAAAACCTGCAGTTTGA